One part of the Populus alba chromosome 18, ASM523922v2, whole genome shotgun sequence genome encodes these proteins:
- the LOC140954988 gene encoding uncharacterized protein, producing the protein MSFRIYNHLLALLRLSFISDLDSISDPVACRINYTGSCPSARLAADDVACGPHCADVSANWPLTWHANVTEIPTSDFDVVFTSGFVFSSSTQWCLSRRGTYTTCAVNRCCLFQRSGVPSKRNQFTRQYEAQWKDDLSMFTNIEAARVISSAFKASMEIPLFQWSQISRHPEWMPQINAWFRRFEHRFYWDDEHDTVVRRVWENHAAIRLRDFWYDTQKKAKKTARDKGFQGWNDVAVWRDFKPIYIPEDIWPHYLQHVTSERFTRRSQSAAPFRFLHMRNGW; encoded by the exons atGTCtttccgtatatacaaccatttgctagctttgttgcggctttcctttataAGTGATCTGG attcaatctcagatccggttgcatgTAGGATCAACTACACTGGATCCTGTCCCtcggctcggctcgcggctgatgacgtGGCATGTGGGCCCCACTGTGCTGACGTGTCTGCTAACTGGCCGCTGACATGGCATGCCAACGTGACGGAGATTCCGACGTCCGATTTCGACGTGGTTTTCACTAGTGGCTTCGTCTtttcctcctctacacagtg gtgcctctcaagaagaggcacctacaccacctgcgccgtcaaccgatgctgcctcttccagcgaagcggcgtgccttcgaagcggaatcaatttacccgccagtacgaggcacagtggaaggacgatctttcaat gttcacaaacattgaggccgcccgagtaatatcatcggcatttaaagcgtcgatggagattccattgtttcaatggagtcagatatctagacatcctgaatggatgcctcaaatcaatgcatggtttcgtagatttgag catcgattctactgggacgatgaacatgacactgttgtgaggagggtgtgggaaaatcacgcggcaattag gttgcgtgatttttggtatgacacccaaaaaaaagcaaaaaaaacagcgagggataaggggttccaaggctggaacgatgttgcggtttggagggatttcaaaccaatatacatcccggaagatatatggccgcactatcttcagcacgtgacgtctgagcggtttactcgacgctcacagtccg CGGCTCCGTTTCGTtttctgcacatgcgaaacggatggtaa